A stretch of Triticum aestivum cultivar Chinese Spring chromosome 1D, IWGSC CS RefSeq v2.1, whole genome shotgun sequence DNA encodes these proteins:
- the LOC123182383 gene encoding KH domain-containing protein SPIN1 isoform X1 yields MDGLHGADACFSPGRAMSPQVRPPAGPPDVGSHYLTELLQEHQKLVPFTQVLPICSKLLGNEIMRVSCLLKHQHGGDFERLPPMASPNQMHHHPSPPMPNFCGNGFGPWNHGAHPERVGFPQGPVGWQGAPQSPSSYIVKKILRLEIPTDTYPNFNFIGRLLGPRGNSLKRIEASTGCRVFIRGKGSIKDPGKEEQLKGRPGYEHLDDPLHILIEAELPANVIDARLSKAQEILEELLKPVVRDESQDYYKRQQLRELAMLNSPLREESPRLSPHPSPHPSPHQGGASPFSNGGMKRSKQ; encoded by the exons ATGGACGGCCTGCACGGCGCGGACGCCTGCTTCTCGCCCGGGAGGGCCATGTCGCCGCAGGTCCGGCCCCCCGCCGGCCCGCCGGACGTAGGCAG CCACTACTTGACGGAGCTGTTGCAGGAGCACCAGAAGCTCGTCCCGTTCACGCAGGTGCTACCAATCTGCAGCAAGCTGTTGGGTAACG AGATAATGCGGGTGTCCTGCCTGCTTAAGCACCAGCATGGTGGGGACTTTGAGAGGTTGCCGCCGATGGCGAGTCCAAACCAGATGCATCATCATCCGTCGCCCCCAATGCCTAATTTCTGTGGAAATGGTTTTGGCCCGTGGAACCACGGGGCGCATCCAGAG AGGGTAGGTTTTCCTCAAGGACCTGTGGGTTGGCAAGGAGCACCACAAAGCCCCTCTTCATACATTGTCAAGAAGATTTTGCGGTTGGAGATACCAACAGATACTTACCCTAAT TTCAATTTTATTGGCCGTCTTCTTGGGCCAAGAGGAAACTCGTTGAAGAGGATTGAAGCCTCTACGGGTTGTCGTGTTTTTATCAGAGGGAAGGGCTCAATTAAAGATCCTGGGAAG GAGGAACAGCTGAAGGGAAGACCTGGTTATGAACACTTGGATGATCCCCTGCATATCTTGATTGAAGCAGAGTTACCTGCCAATGTCATTGATGCAAGACTCTCAAAAGCACAAGAGATCCTAGAAGAGTTGTTGAAACCAGTGGTACGC GATGAATCACAAGACTACTACAAGAGGCAGCAACTCCGTGAGCTTGCGATGCTGAACTCACCGCTCCGAGAGGAGAGCCCTCGTCTAAGCCCGCATCCAAGCCCGCACCCAAGCCCGCATCAAGGCGGCGCTTCGCCCTTCAGTAACGGTGGGATGAAACGAAGCAAACAATGA
- the LOC123182383 gene encoding KH domain-containing protein SPIN1 isoform X2 yields MDGLHGADACFSPGRAMSPQVRPPAGPPDVGSHYLTELLQEHQKLVPFTQVLPICSKLLGNEIMRVSCLLKHQHGGDFERLPPMASPNQMHHHPSPPMPNFCGNGFGPWNHGAHPERVGFPQGPVGWQGAPQSPSSYIVKKILRLEIPTDTYPNFNFIGRLLGPRGNSLKRIEASTGCRVFIRGKGSIKDPGKEEQLKGRPGYEHLDDPLHILIEAELPANVIDARLSKAQEILEELLKPVDESQDYYKRQQLRELAMLNSPLREESPRLSPHPSPHPSPHQGGASPFSNGGMKRSKQ; encoded by the exons ATGGACGGCCTGCACGGCGCGGACGCCTGCTTCTCGCCCGGGAGGGCCATGTCGCCGCAGGTCCGGCCCCCCGCCGGCCCGCCGGACGTAGGCAG CCACTACTTGACGGAGCTGTTGCAGGAGCACCAGAAGCTCGTCCCGTTCACGCAGGTGCTACCAATCTGCAGCAAGCTGTTGGGTAACG AGATAATGCGGGTGTCCTGCCTGCTTAAGCACCAGCATGGTGGGGACTTTGAGAGGTTGCCGCCGATGGCGAGTCCAAACCAGATGCATCATCATCCGTCGCCCCCAATGCCTAATTTCTGTGGAAATGGTTTTGGCCCGTGGAACCACGGGGCGCATCCAGAG AGGGTAGGTTTTCCTCAAGGACCTGTGGGTTGGCAAGGAGCACCACAAAGCCCCTCTTCATACATTGTCAAGAAGATTTTGCGGTTGGAGATACCAACAGATACTTACCCTAAT TTCAATTTTATTGGCCGTCTTCTTGGGCCAAGAGGAAACTCGTTGAAGAGGATTGAAGCCTCTACGGGTTGTCGTGTTTTTATCAGAGGGAAGGGCTCAATTAAAGATCCTGGGAAG GAGGAACAGCTGAAGGGAAGACCTGGTTATGAACACTTGGATGATCCCCTGCATATCTTGATTGAAGCAGAGTTACCTGCCAATGTCATTGATGCAAGACTCTCAAAAGCACAAGAGATCCTAGAAGAGTTGTTGAAACCAGTG GATGAATCACAAGACTACTACAAGAGGCAGCAACTCCGTGAGCTTGCGATGCTGAACTCACCGCTCCGAGAGGAGAGCCCTCGTCTAAGCCCGCATCCAAGCCCGCACCCAAGCCCGCATCAAGGCGGCGCTTCGCCCTTCAGTAACGGTGGGATGAAACGAAGCAAACAATGA